Part of the Woronichinia naegeliana WA131 genome, TGGTTGGTAAGTTGAAAAACGTACTGACTGACGGAATTTTCTAAAATGGCCTCCAGTCGTTTCAGACCTCTTGACCCCATAATAATCAGATCGGCGTTAATTTCATCTGCAACCTCACAGACCACATCTTTCGGATCACCTTGACGTAAAATTGTGGAAACTTTGCTAGGTTCAATAGCCACCTGAGAAAGGAGATCGCTAATAATTCTGCCCCCCTCTTCCCATTTTTCTGCAAAGGCATCGGTGGTAATTTGAGGCGGAACAACCTGGAGAACGGTCATCGCCGCTTTGCGGATTGCGGGCAGATCCATTAGGGCCTTGAGCATATCCTGGGTTTGGGCAGTACCTGCACCAGCGTATAAAATTTTATCGAGCATTGCCATTAAGTTCCTCAGAAATTTGAATCAGTAATTTTATGTAAAGGGACTGAGACGGGGTCGGTTCCCCACTGACATTGGAAAAGTTTCTCCCATTATCAGAATACTTCTAATCTTGGCTTGCAAATTTAACAACTTATTACAGTTTCTCCGTCTAGGCTGTAGATCTTTAGAAAAGCGATGGGGGCTAAAACAGGGAAATTTCCTCTAAACTCAGCTAAAATCTGCTGGGTATCATCAATTTTACCGCCGGATCAAACCTTATTTTTTCTCTCAAGAAGGGCATTTTGGCGGATAATTCAAAAGAGAACTTTTCCTTTCTGAATCGCTAACCATGAAAGCAGCAGATATTATGACCTCAGAGGTCGTCACCATTCGCGGCTCGGCAACCGTAGCAGAAGCGACGCAACTGATGAAACAGCGTAATCTACGGGCCCTCATCGTAGATCGTCGCCATGAAGAAGATGCTTTTGGGATCGTCACAGCTACGGATGTAATTTATAAGGTGACTGCCTACGGTCTTGATCCCAAAACGGTTCAAGTCTATGAAATTATGACCAAACCCTGTATTGTCGTTAATCCTGAATTGCAAGTGGAGTATGTAGCTCGTTTGTTTGCCCAGTCTCAAATTCGCTGTGCACCAGTGATTAAGGGAGAACTGTTAGGGATCATTTCTATTAGTGACATTCTCAATAAGGGTGATTTTGTCGAGCAACCGAAAGCGGTTCTCCTAGAGCAGAGAATTCAAGAAGCGTTAGCCAATGCCCGTCAGATCTGTGCCAAAGAGGGGGCCACCTCTCCTGCCTGTGCGGCGGCCTGGGATGTGGTTGAGGAATTGCAAGCAGAGGCAGCCCATCAACGGGCCAAGAAGCCGGAAACCAATTATTTTGCAGAATATTGTCAGGAAAATCCCGATGCGATCGAGGCCAGAATATACGATAGCTAAGGTCGCAAGTTTAGATTACGAGTGGTGATGACCCTTCATTTTTGGTGCTAATTGTTTAGTTTTTGCATGATGGAATCTTCTCCGATTGGGGCTATTGAGCCAATGGTGCGATCGCTGATTGAGGGCGTTGAAAAGGCCGACTCGGCTACAAAGTTAGTTTCGGCTGTTGAGGCTTTGGCTGCGGTCTGCCAAACGGAGGCGATTCCGACTCTGGTTACGGTTTTACGCTATAACAATCCGGGGGCGGCGGTGGCCGCAGTAGATGGGTTAATTGCCCTGGGAAGGGTTACGGTTCCCTATCTACTGGATAATATTGATGGCTATAACTATGGGGCGCGGGCCTGGGCAACTAGGGTTTTTGCGGGCATTGGTGATCCGGCGGCTTTGGATATTTTGTTAGACGCGGCTAAAAATGATTTTGCCCTGAGTGTGCGACGGTCTGCGGCCAAGGGATTGGGAAATACTCATTGGGAGTGGATGGCTAAG contains:
- a CDS encoding CBS domain-containing protein — its product is MKAADIMTSEVVTIRGSATVAEATQLMKQRNLRALIVDRRHEEDAFGIVTATDVIYKVTAYGLDPKTVQVYEIMTKPCIVVNPELQVEYVARLFAQSQIRCAPVIKGELLGIISISDILNKGDFVEQPKAVLLEQRIQEALANARQICAKEGATSPACAAAWDVVEELQAEAAHQRAKKPETNYFAEYCQENPDAIEARIYDS
- a CDS encoding HEAT repeat domain-containing protein, yielding MMESSPIGAIEPMVRSLIEGVEKADSATKLVSAVEALAAVCQTEAIPTLVTVLRYNNPGAAVAAVDGLIALGRVTVPYLLDNIDGYNYGARAWATRVFAGIGDPAALDILLDAAKNDFALSVRRSAAKGLGNTHWEWMAKGQVTQAQQQVFEALYQVALDSEWVVRYAAIASLEAFALGNLQYEVNVSEKLMTLKETEKDTMVQTRISWALQNLQAKLTGKLDKFLDGGLPSDK